Proteins from a single region of Desulfobacter postgatei 2ac9:
- the flgN gene encoding flagellar export chaperone FlgN, with translation MKKAADSIQTLLKEKLACYQQLNLVLKAEKKAIGTVDIGMIWETTRAKKDLIGKIEELRNNILVACQNHFPGMDKKTDTFSLGALVHALPLPNKNKIEIRQLKRTIDKEKEIVAHFIKSNRVQVKKHLSVVDNIMALIGNNPAQARYTGKGMVTQGKKNSCLFMAQV, from the coding sequence ATGAAAAAAGCTGCCGATAGTATCCAAACGCTGCTTAAGGAAAAACTTGCCTGCTACCAGCAGCTGAACCTGGTATTAAAGGCTGAAAAAAAGGCTATCGGAACCGTTGACATTGGCATGATATGGGAAACAACCAGAGCAAAAAAAGATCTTATCGGCAAAATCGAAGAATTGCGAAACAATATTCTTGTTGCCTGCCAAAATCATTTTCCCGGCATGGATAAAAAAACGGATACCTTTTCCCTGGGCGCACTGGTACATGCTCTGCCGCTGCCCAACAAAAACAAAATCGAGATAAGACAGCTCAAACGAACCATTGATAAAGAAAAAGAGATCGTGGCCCATTTTATAAAATCCAATCGCGTTCAGGTTAAAAAGCATCTGTCTGTTGTGGATAACATTATGGCGCTAATCGGAAACAACCCTGCTCAGGCCCGATACACCGGCAAGGGGATGGTGACCCAGGGAAAAAAGAACAGCTGTCTGTTCATGGCCCAGGTGTAG
- a CDS encoding molybdopterin cofactor-binding domain-containing protein, producing MINPDTTYHVMGLTRYVDDRDFPARGLHCVVFFSPLARGKIRNLDISAARKVPGVAFILTAKDIPGENQIGGIIQDELLLAEDEVTFAGMPVAAVYAWTEEAARDAVGFIKIDIAEETPVLNPREAYNRNQLIAPVRSFTLGDVEEGIASAVYVVKGEAESGAQEHFYLEGQGTVATPSEEGNLHLASSTQAPTMVQRCVARVCGLPMNRIEVDVRRLGGGFGGKEIQANTWGCFAALGAQKSGVPCRMVLRRSDDMRATGKRHPYSSDFTLALDGAGKFLAFKVIYYQNAGAAADLSTSVLERTLFHATASYYVPNVHATAASCRTNITPNTAFRGFGAPQAMFVFEAAIREASRISGICVETLQRKNLIKTGDCFAYGMAAENARAERCWDKAYAHYDLEKRMRVIDDARRKEKNSSGQVSRYGRGYALMPVCFGISFTTIFLNQARAHIHVYTDGSVGVSTGAVEMGQGVNHKIREIVADSLGIAPERVKLESTNTTRVSNTSPTAASSGTDLNGAAALMACEMIKERLFKFMADEYQCVWEDFSLRDGRLYREEKVCGLGWEDLVMQAYGSRVQLSAEAHYSTPDLHFDTSVEKGRPFAYHTYGTAYFEAEVDRLLGTYTIEKAYVVHDLGRSINPLIDLGQVEGGMVQGIGWVTMEEMRYSEAGRPLTATAGTYKMPDISSAPLDMKVKFLEDAHNDRAVKGSKAVGEPPFMYGIGAFFAIKMAAGSENASYCAPITPERLFMELREGV from the coding sequence ATGATCAATCCTGATACCACCTATCATGTGATGGGGCTTACCCGCTATGTGGATGACAGGGATTTTCCCGCCCGTGGATTGCACTGTGTTGTCTTCTTCTCTCCCTTAGCCAGGGGAAAAATTCGGAATTTGGATATTTCCGCCGCCCGGAAGGTTCCGGGAGTGGCGTTCATCCTTACCGCAAAGGATATTCCCGGGGAAAATCAGATCGGCGGCATAATTCAGGACGAACTCCTCTTGGCCGAGGATGAGGTGACCTTTGCGGGTATGCCGGTGGCCGCGGTTTATGCCTGGACTGAGGAGGCCGCCCGGGATGCGGTGGGATTTATTAAAATCGACATTGCCGAAGAAACCCCTGTTCTGAATCCCCGGGAGGCCTACAACCGGAATCAATTGATTGCCCCGGTACGATCCTTTACCCTGGGCGATGTGGAAGAGGGCATTGCGTCTGCAGTATATGTCGTCAAGGGAGAGGCCGAATCGGGCGCCCAGGAGCATTTTTACCTGGAGGGCCAGGGCACCGTAGCGACTCCCTCGGAGGAGGGCAATCTCCATCTGGCTTCCAGTACCCAGGCCCCCACTATGGTGCAGCGATGCGTTGCCAGGGTTTGCGGATTGCCCATGAACAGGATTGAAGTAGATGTTCGGCGACTGGGAGGAGGCTTTGGGGGCAAGGAGATCCAAGCCAATACCTGGGGCTGTTTTGCCGCCCTGGGGGCTCAAAAATCAGGTGTTCCATGCCGTATGGTTTTAAGACGTTCCGATGATATGCGGGCCACGGGCAAACGGCATCCCTATAGCTCTGATTTTACCCTGGCCCTGGATGGGGCGGGAAAATTTTTGGCCTTCAAGGTTATCTATTATCAGAATGCCGGAGCGGCGGCCGACTTGTCCACTTCTGTTTTGGAAAGAACCCTCTTCCACGCCACCGCATCCTATTATGTACCCAACGTACATGCCACAGCAGCTTCCTGCCGCACCAATATAACCCCTAACACCGCCTTCCGGGGATTCGGCGCTCCCCAGGCCATGTTCGTCTTTGAAGCAGCCATCCGGGAGGCATCCCGAATAAGCGGGATCTGCGTAGAAACACTGCAGCGCAAAAATCTGATTAAAACGGGAGATTGTTTTGCCTATGGCATGGCGGCGGAAAATGCCCGGGCCGAGCGCTGTTGGGACAAGGCATATGCGCATTATGACCTTGAGAAACGGATGCGTGTCATTGACGACGCCCGAAGGAAAGAGAAGAATTCTTCCGGTCAAGTCTCCCGCTACGGCAGAGGGTATGCCCTGATGCCCGTATGTTTCGGCATAAGCTTTACCACCATATTTTTAAACCAGGCCCGGGCGCATATCCACGTTTACACGGACGGTAGCGTGGGCGTAAGTACGGGGGCTGTGGAAATGGGGCAGGGGGTAAACCACAAAATCCGCGAAATCGTCGCCGACAGCCTGGGGATCGCTCCTGAGCGGGTTAAGCTCGAATCCACCAATACCACGCGCGTTTCCAATACCAGTCCCACCGCTGCCAGCAGCGGAACCGACCTGAATGGGGCGGCCGCCCTGATGGCCTGTGAGATGATAAAAGAGCGCCTCTTTAAATTTATGGCCGATGAATATCAATGTGTATGGGAGGATTTTTCACTTAGAGACGGCCGGTTATATAGAGAGGAGAAAGTCTGTGGGCTCGGTTGGGAGGATTTGGTGATGCAAGCCTATGGTTCTCGGGTGCAGTTAAGCGCCGAAGCCCACTATTCCACGCCGGACCTTCACTTTGATACATCTGTCGAGAAGGGTCGTCCCTTTGCCTACCATACTTACGGAACAGCCTATTTTGAGGCCGAAGTGGACCGCTTACTGGGAACCTACACGATAGAAAAGGCCTATGTGGTGCATGACCTTGGGCGATCTATAAATCCCCTCATTGATCTTGGCCAGGTTGAAGGCGGCATGGTTCAGGGGATTGGATGGGTGACCATGGAAGAGATGCGTTACAGCGAGGCGGGCAGACCCCTTACGGCCACTGCGGGAACTTATAAAATGCCTGATATCTCTTCCGCCCCTTTGGATATGAAAGTAAAATTTTTGGAGGATGCACATAACGACAGAGCCGTTAAGGGTTCCAAGGCCGTGGGGGAGCCTCCCTTTATGTACGGAATCGGGGCTTTTTTTGCCATAAAGATGGCCGCCGGTAGTGAGAACGCTTCCTATTGCGCGCCCATTACGCCCGAGCGTTTGTTTATGGAATTGAGGGAAGGGGTATAG
- a CDS encoding Glu/Leu/Phe/Val family dehydrogenase produces the protein MEDIFALGDSLGPAKVIHVYQPHLGLKGVLVVDNVATGPSIGGLRMAADVSTVECARLARAMTLKNAAAGLPHGGGKSVLCGDPQMDPGKKELLIRAFAHALRNEKDYIFGPDMGTNEECMAWVKDEIGRSVGLPFELGGIPLDVIGATGFGVQQAIEVAIEYCNFSLAGARLVIQGFGAVGSHAARFLSQKGVILVGVADSRATIHDPNGIDVEELVRIKTGGGSVLDYPRGKKLESEEVIDLDCDIWVPAARPDILNKDNVHRLKTKLVAQGANIPLTPEAEQYLHAKGVLNLPDFIANAGGVICAAVEYHGGSQATAMENIRDKITANTRTMLEEAKQKNILPREAALHLAQRRVMKAMALKRWGIF, from the coding sequence GTGGAAGACATTTTTGCATTGGGTGACAGTTTAGGACCCGCTAAGGTTATTCATGTTTATCAGCCGCACCTTGGCCTTAAAGGGGTACTTGTGGTAGACAATGTCGCCACCGGCCCCTCCATTGGAGGACTGCGCATGGCGGCGGATGTAAGCACGGTCGAATGTGCCCGTCTGGCCAGGGCTATGACCTTGAAGAACGCGGCAGCGGGACTTCCCCATGGCGGGGGCAAGTCCGTGCTTTGCGGTGACCCGCAAATGGATCCGGGAAAAAAGGAACTGTTGATTCGTGCCTTTGCCCATGCCCTTCGTAATGAGAAGGATTATATTTTCGGTCCGGATATGGGCACCAATGAGGAATGCATGGCCTGGGTCAAGGATGAAATCGGCCGTTCCGTGGGGTTGCCCTTTGAGTTGGGCGGCATTCCTCTGGACGTGATCGGTGCCACCGGGTTCGGTGTTCAGCAGGCCATAGAGGTTGCGATCGAGTACTGCAATTTTTCCCTTGCCGGCGCGCGTCTTGTGATACAGGGTTTTGGCGCGGTGGGCAGCCATGCTGCCCGTTTTCTCTCACAAAAAGGCGTTATCCTGGTAGGGGTGGCCGATTCCAGGGCAACCATCCATGACCCGAACGGTATTGATGTGGAGGAACTGGTCCGGATCAAGACGGGCGGAGGCTCGGTGTTGGACTATCCACGGGGTAAGAAACTTGAGAGCGAAGAGGTGATTGACCTTGACTGTGACATCTGGGTGCCTGCCGCCCGACCCGACATCCTGAATAAGGACAACGTTCATCGCCTGAAAACAAAGTTGGTTGCGCAAGGGGCCAACATCCCGCTGACCCCTGAAGCAGAGCAGTATCTGCATGCCAAGGGGGTGCTGAACCTGCCCGATTTCATCGCCAATGCCGGCGGCGTCATCTGCGCTGCGGTGGAATATCACGGAGGATCCCAGGCAACAGCCATGGAAAACATCCGCGATAAAATCACCGCCAATACCCGCACTATGCTGGAGGAGGCCAAACAAAAGAACATCCTCCCCAGGGAAGCTGCTTTGCATCTGGCTCAACGCAGGGTAATGAAGGCGATGGCGCTGAAGCGCTGGGGGATTTTTTAA
- a CDS encoding CBS domain-containing protein gives MDKKERKEIIKGFGRLIKRYKDIYIPGPDVGTNDQDMKIFAIENGIDNVVSKPADMGGNRIDELGAAARGVVAAFNALVEHLPRLRELPQFKTMEIPPVGELDVLIQGFGAVGANTARLFHENTRNYRPRIKGISDATGYLLNPDGLPWSQLFSMWKTLGNVAGAYYHERIMHGSHPVGSKTVFSNNPDNLLTESAFCLIPASPVFNYLDVSPITSPSMTCDRMGKWQMIVEGANTYSPDPARKAQRRRMERHVFRDRGILIATDYLVNAGGVIYAAHERIIPANMKELIQGLCRDGESLPCEVAEKISVRRIASKEKSKTARDVMAPAPVIGLNKQITDAAELLVESHVSIVTVVSEKGRPIGIVTNWDITRATALKLPMDAPLTKIMTTFRGISWPGKPCSACFRQKAEDWGSIVRALSKMLQIG, from the coding sequence ATGGACAAAAAAGAGCGAAAAGAGATCATCAAGGGGTTTGGCCGACTGATCAAGCGGTATAAGGATATCTACATCCCGGGACCGGATGTGGGGACCAATGACCAGGACATGAAAATTTTCGCCATTGAAAACGGGATTGATAACGTGGTTTCCAAGCCGGCGGACATGGGCGGGAACCGGATTGACGAACTGGGCGCAGCCGCCAGGGGGGTAGTTGCGGCGTTCAATGCCCTGGTAGAGCATCTTCCCCGCCTCAGGGAACTGCCCCAGTTTAAAACCATGGAGATCCCCCCTGTCGGGGAACTGGATGTACTCATCCAGGGCTTCGGGGCCGTAGGGGCAAATACCGCAAGGCTCTTCCATGAGAACACCCGCAACTACCGGCCCAGGATAAAGGGCATCAGCGACGCCACAGGCTATCTGCTCAATCCGGACGGTCTGCCCTGGTCCCAATTGTTCAGTATGTGGAAAACCCTGGGGAACGTTGCCGGGGCGTATTACCACGAACGGATCATGCACGGTTCTCATCCGGTGGGCTCTAAAACCGTCTTTTCCAACAACCCGGACAACCTGCTCACCGAGTCGGCCTTCTGCCTGATTCCGGCCTCACCCGTGTTTAATTATCTGGACGTTTCCCCTATAACCTCCCCCTCCATGACCTGCGACCGGATGGGAAAATGGCAAATGATTGTGGAAGGGGCCAACACCTATTCCCCGGATCCGGCCCGGAAAGCCCAGCGTCGACGGATGGAGCGTCATGTTTTTCGGGACAGGGGGATACTCATTGCTACCGATTACCTGGTCAATGCAGGAGGGGTCATCTATGCGGCCCATGAACGGATTATTCCCGCCAATATGAAAGAACTCATCCAGGGGTTGTGCCGGGACGGGGAGAGCCTGCCCTGTGAAGTGGCGGAAAAGATATCGGTACGGCGGATTGCATCAAAAGAAAAATCCAAAACCGCCAGGGATGTTATGGCTCCGGCACCCGTCATCGGCCTGAACAAGCAGATAACAGATGCCGCCGAACTTCTGGTGGAGAGCCATGTATCTATTGTTACGGTAGTCTCGGAAAAGGGTCGGCCCATCGGCATCGTGACCAATTGGGACATCACCCGGGCCACAGCCCTGAAACTGCCCATGGATGCCCCGTTGACAAAAATTATGACCACATTTCGGGGGATATCCTGGCCAGGAAAACCTTGTTCCGCCTGCTTCAGACAGAAGGCTGAAGACTGGGGATCAATCGTCCGGGCGCTATCTAAAATGCTGCAAATCGGCTGA
- a CDS encoding SagB/ThcOx family dehydrogenase yields MKDDKFKKYRYFLKDSIRKTIPFKFTDQNLGVPVPPIEKPYSEGAILIDLPGPDEWNRISQTDLTHAIGNRKSHRVYLNQSLTLEELAYLLWCTQGVRGKRFHGHAYRNVPSAGCRHAIETYLAVFNVDDIEPGVYRYLPLSHQLVFEFKDDLLSEKMIIASLNQSYPGKSAVTFIWSAIPYRMEWRYGLAAHKVIALDAGHVCQNLYLACETIDAGTCAIAAYDQEELDELLGLDGEEEFAIYLAPVGKVKKNHQNYV; encoded by the coding sequence ATGAAGGATGACAAATTCAAAAAGTATCGATACTTTCTCAAAGATAGTATTCGTAAAACAATTCCTTTCAAATTTACCGACCAAAACCTGGGCGTTCCAGTCCCTCCCATTGAAAAACCATATTCTGAGGGCGCAATATTAATAGATCTTCCTGGTCCTGATGAATGGAATAGGATTTCCCAGACAGATCTCACGCATGCCATAGGCAACAGAAAGAGTCATCGGGTTTATTTGAATCAAAGCCTGACATTAGAAGAGCTGGCTTACCTGTTGTGGTGTACCCAGGGTGTCAGGGGAAAAAGATTTCACGGACATGCATACAGGAATGTGCCGTCCGCCGGCTGTCGTCATGCTATTGAAACTTATCTTGCCGTTTTTAATGTGGATGACATTGAGCCAGGCGTTTACAGATATTTACCCCTTTCCCATCAACTCGTATTTGAATTCAAGGATGACCTGCTGTCAGAAAAAATGATCATTGCTTCCCTTAACCAGTCCTATCCGGGCAAATCGGCTGTTACGTTCATCTGGTCTGCCATACCGTATAGAATGGAATGGCGGTATGGTTTGGCAGCGCATAAGGTCATTGCTCTGGATGCAGGCCATGTTTGCCAGAATCTATACCTTGCCTGTGAAACGATTGATGCCGGGACCTGTGCGATTGCCGCTTACGATCAGGAAGAATTAGATGAACTGCTCGGTCTTGATGGTGAAGAAGAGTTTGCGATATACCTTGCCCCTGTGGGAAAGGTAAAAAAAAATCATCAGAATTATGTATAA
- the fliW gene encoding flagellar assembly protein FliW, with amino-acid sequence MKINTRQLGEVNIDDDKIINMPEGIPGFRQQKRYVVLEKKETSPFYLFQCVDDPNLGFVIMDPLRFYPEYTLSVKDFDKTIKWEFGKEELSCFVIITIPQGKPEDMTANFMAPIVINNERKEGMQLILQGSPYSHQQPLLK; translated from the coding sequence ATGAAGATTAATACAAGGCAATTGGGTGAAGTGAATATTGATGATGATAAAATCATCAATATGCCGGAGGGTATCCCCGGATTCAGGCAGCAGAAACGATATGTTGTTCTTGAAAAAAAGGAAACCTCTCCTTTTTATCTGTTTCAATGCGTGGATGACCCGAATCTGGGCTTTGTGATCATGGACCCCCTTCGTTTCTATCCAGAGTACACACTCTCTGTTAAGGATTTTGATAAGACGATTAAATGGGAATTTGGAAAGGAAGAGCTATCCTGTTTTGTTATTATCACTATTCCCCAGGGCAAGCCTGAAGATATGACGGCGAATTTTATGGCGCCCATTGTGATTAACAATGAACGAAAAGAAGGGATGCAACTGATCCTCCAGGGCAGTCCCTACTCACACCAGCAACCGCTTTTGAAATAA
- a CDS encoding FAD binding domain-containing protein — protein MKKSCRFILNDKEMDLCLSQGRSVLDLLRKDLGLYGTKEGCREGECGACTVILGRFPLVGYRPMPSCLMPAGQISNTHLVTIEGLQGERPNRLQQAFINQGATQCGFCTPGFILSLTGYLLEGRTVTLQDAVDALDGNLCRCTGYGSIRRAVAQIVEPLLGKVPSLQGLIELDLLPAYFATIPQRLAKLRGNCLADSPDLTFEGGEKDRLLIAGGTDLYVQQGDALNKSKPRFLIPESEPIRVKEGMIEIAASASMEQLLRDPHLIDQFPGWREKLIVMASHIIRNRATIGGNLVNASPIADCAVLLLALDAQIQLVSSKGFRRRLPLREFFLGYKELDLNSDELVESLLVTKQDGAQLWNYTKVSKRKRLDIAGCNSAAVFTVNNQALASVGLAFGGVAPIPFTARQTMAWLREKPLTRETFLGSMEVLQEEISPIDDIRGSAEYKRRLACALMADHYLHCFSDTCSYGDFVKGGVL, from the coding sequence ATGAAAAAAAGCTGTCGATTTATTTTAAATGACAAAGAGATGGACCTTTGCCTGTCGCAGGGCCGGTCGGTCCTGGATCTTCTGAGAAAAGATTTGGGACTGTACGGAACCAAAGAAGGCTGCCGGGAAGGTGAGTGCGGCGCCTGTACAGTGATACTGGGACGATTCCCCCTGGTTGGCTATCGGCCTATGCCTTCCTGTCTTATGCCGGCAGGACAGATCAGCAACACCCATCTTGTGACCATAGAGGGACTTCAGGGGGAGAGACCCAATCGACTCCAGCAAGCCTTTATCAATCAGGGCGCGACCCAGTGCGGATTTTGTACCCCCGGATTCATCCTCTCCCTCACCGGTTATCTTCTGGAGGGGAGGACCGTTACCCTCCAGGACGCTGTGGATGCCCTGGACGGCAATCTCTGCCGATGTACCGGCTACGGATCCATTCGCCGGGCCGTGGCGCAGATCGTTGAACCTTTGTTGGGTAAGGTTCCTTCCCTTCAGGGACTGATTGAACTGGACCTGCTTCCTGCCTATTTTGCCACGATCCCTCAGAGACTTGCCAAGCTGAGAGGTAACTGCCTGGCTGATTCGCCGGATTTGACCTTTGAAGGGGGTGAAAAAGATCGGCTTCTTATTGCGGGGGGCACCGATCTGTATGTTCAACAGGGAGACGCCCTGAATAAGTCGAAACCCCGGTTCCTCATACCCGAATCCGAGCCTATCCGGGTAAAGGAAGGGATGATAGAAATCGCCGCATCAGCCTCCATGGAGCAGTTGCTGCGGGATCCTCACTTAATTGATCAATTTCCCGGGTGGCGTGAAAAGCTCATAGTCATGGCCTCCCATATTATACGGAATCGGGCCACTATAGGGGGCAATCTGGTCAATGCCTCACCCATTGCGGACTGTGCCGTTCTTCTGCTCGCCTTGGATGCCCAAATCCAATTGGTTTCGTCCAAAGGTTTCCGACGTCGACTGCCTCTAAGGGAGTTCTTTCTGGGCTATAAAGAGTTGGACCTCAACAGCGATGAGCTTGTGGAATCCCTCTTGGTGACAAAACAGGATGGCGCCCAATTATGGAACTACACCAAGGTGAGCAAGAGAAAACGTCTGGATATCGCCGGCTGCAACTCTGCGGCGGTTTTTACGGTTAATAACCAGGCATTGGCTTCTGTTGGTTTGGCTTTTGGCGGTGTGGCACCTATCCCCTTTACAGCCCGTCAGACCATGGCGTGGCTTAGGGAAAAACCCCTGACCAGGGAAACATTTCTGGGCTCCATGGAAGTCCTGCAGGAAGAGATCAGTCCCATAGACGATATTCGGGGGAGTGCCGAGTATAAAAGGCGATTGGCTTGTGCCCTGATGGCGGATCACTATCTGCACTGTTTTTCCGATACCTGTTCCTACGGCGATTTTGTAAAAGGAGGGGTGCTATGA
- a CDS encoding flagellar protein FlaG, translating to MNVTGSSITNTDRPEPGIRGQEATAKTVSANSNTLSELKQSTSSSANIKRAESRTSEQKSETSGNQAKLTRKDVEEMVEALEAFANTVQTRLNFTIDDGTEDVVVKIMDKETDEVIKQFPAEELLELREKMQDLSGLLFSTNV from the coding sequence ATGAATGTAACAGGAAGTTCAATAACCAATACAGATAGACCTGAACCCGGCATTCGGGGTCAGGAAGCTACTGCCAAGACAGTAAGTGCAAACAGTAATACGCTGTCCGAATTAAAGCAGAGTACATCTTCTTCGGCAAATATTAAGCGCGCTGAAAGCCGGACTTCTGAACAAAAGAGTGAAACTTCCGGCAATCAGGCCAAACTGACCAGAAAAGATGTCGAAGAGATGGTCGAAGCCCTTGAAGCGTTCGCCAACACTGTTCAGACCAGGCTGAATTTTACCATCGACGACGGCACCGAGGATGTGGTGGTCAAAATTATGGACAAAGAAACCGATGAAGTGATCAAGCAGTTCCCTGCAGAAGAACTTCTTGAGCTTCGTGAAAAAATGCAGGACTTAAGCGGCCTTCTTTTCAGTACGAATGTTTAA
- the csrA gene encoding carbon storage regulator CsrA, whose amino-acid sequence MLILTRKVGESIVIANDIIVKVVETGKNSIRLGIDAPREISVLRQEVFDAIQKENILSSQGTTDNIDIAKAAKLIGNKDKESE is encoded by the coding sequence ATGCTTATTCTAACACGAAAAGTTGGTGAGAGTATCGTCATTGCTAATGATATCATCGTAAAGGTGGTTGAAACCGGCAAAAACAGCATTCGGTTAGGTATTGATGCGCCCCGGGAAATATCGGTCCTGCGACAGGAGGTATTTGACGCCATTCAAAAGGAGAATATCCTTTCCTCCCAGGGGACAACAGATAATATTGATATTGCAAAGGCAGCCAAACTGATAGGTAATAAGGACAAGGAGTCTGAATAA
- a CDS encoding ORF6N domain-containing protein → MAEIELVTTEQITEKIYLIRGVQVMLDRDLAALYRVETKRLKQAVRRNMNRFPNDFMFELSKEEFADLRSRIATPTFDQRRLRYPPMVFTEQGVAMLSSVLRSDRAIQVNIQIMRTFTKMRNMISENQKLRKALEELKQQTDEDF, encoded by the coding sequence GTGGCTGAAATAGAACTTGTTACCACTGAACAAATTACAGAAAAAATTTATCTTATCCGAGGCGTTCAGGTGATGTTAGACCGGGATCTTGCAGCCCTTTATAGAGTTGAAACAAAGCGCTTAAAACAGGCTGTCAGAAGAAATATGAACCGTTTTCCCAATGATTTTATGTTTGAATTGTCAAAAGAGGAATTTGCAGATTTAAGGTCACGGATTGCAACCCCCACTTTTGATCAGAGGCGTTTAAGATATCCGCCTATGGTATTCACGGAACAAGGTGTTGCCATGCTTTCCAGTGTATTGCGAAGTGACCGGGCAATTCAGGTAAACATCCAGATCATGCGCACTTTTACGAAAATGCGAAATATGATCTCTGAAAATCAAAAATTACGCAAAGCCCTGGAGGAACTGAAGCAGCAGACAGATGAAGATTTTTGA